A segment of the Hallerella succinigenes genome:
AAGGTATGGATGTGAGCTTCGTTCCCTCGGTAGGAAAACCGTCCGCCATGTTGGAAGATTCCCTGGACTTATTGGAAAAGGTGTCTTCTGCAAAGAACCGACTTATCGTGGTGTTCGATGAATTCCAGGAAGTGAATTCCATAGACAAAACCCTGGCGAAGCAGCTGCGGGCCATCATGCAACGGCAGAAGGGATTGAATTACGTGTTTATGGGTAGCCAGGAATCCATGATGGAGGAAATATTCGAAAAGAAAAAGTCCCCATTTTTCCATTTTGGCGAACGCATGAACCTGAAGAAAATTCCTTACGAGGATTTCTATTCCTATATAGAAAGCCGCCTGCCAAATATGCCAGCAGAGCGAAAGGCTGCCATCACAGAAGAAATTTTGAAATTCACAGATGTGCACCCTTATTACACGCAACAGCTTTCGGCCGCAGTCTATAACGCAATCGAGTACAGCAAGGTCAAGGAGAATCCTGTGGCCCACGCCATAAAGAGGCAGGTGGAAGAGCATTCCCTAGATTACGAGCGACTCTGGGCGAACATGAACCGCACCGACCGCAAGGTG
Coding sequences within it:
- a CDS encoding AAA family ATPase; translation: MNPFKFGTIVEDEYFTDRVNELAQIKELLNSENHLVLISPRRFGKSSLVARALRQIGRPSITIDFMKVLNVEDLASQILRQVFQIHKFEKIKHLMKLFRVVPTLSFNPVTEGMDVSFVPSVGKPSAMLEDSLDLLEKVSSAKNRLIVVFDEFQEVNSIDKTLAKQLRAIMQRQKGLNYVFMGSQESMMEEIFEKKKSPFFHFGERMNLKKIPYEDFYSYIESRLPNMPAERKAAITEEILKFTDVHPYYTQQLSAAVYNAIEYSKVKENPVAHAIKRQVEEHSLDYERLWANMNRTDRKVMLALANRRNPMTDRSMAPSTLFSAIKRLLKQGYVIKTTGYELEDPFFGEWILGN